The Sulfitobacter indolifex genome contains the following window.
CACCGGCGCGGCCATCACTGGGCTGATTGAGCCCCCCGGCCTGATCCGCTCGGGCGAGGTGCGCCTACGCGGTGAGCGTATTGACAATCTGCCCCCCGAAAAAATGCGCCGCATCCGGGGCAAGGAAATCGGCGCGATTTTCCAAGACCCGCTGACCAGCCTTAACCCGGTCTATACCGTGGGGGATCAGCTGATCGACACGATGCGCGTGCATCTGGGCCTTGACCAGAAAGCCGCCCGTAAACGCGCCATTGAATGGCTGGCCGAGGTGGGCATCCCCGCCCCCGAAACCCGGCTGGACCAGCACCCGCACCAGTTTTCTGGCGGGATGCGCCAACGGGTTGTCATCGCGCTGGCGCTTTGTGCCGAGCCGAAGCTGATCATCGCGGATGAGCCGACAACGGCGCTTGATGTGAGCGTGCAGGCGCAGATCCTTGCCCTGCTCAAACGGCTTTGCCGCGAGAATGGAACGGCGGTGGTTTTGGTAACACACGACATGGGCGTCATCGCAGAAACCGCCGATCGTGTGGCGGTGATGTATGCCGGCCGCCTGGTTGAGATCGGCGATGTGAAGCAGGTGATCGAAGACCCTCTGCACCCCTATACGCGCGGTCTCATGGCCTCGATCCCGCAGATTGGCAACCGCGACCGGCGGCTCACGCAGATCGAAGGCGCGATGCCCGGCCTGCGTAATCCCGCGCCCGGTTGTGCCTTTGCCCCCCGCTGCCCGCGTGCGATGGACCACTGCCACAGCATCCGCCCCGTTCCACAAAATGCCGGCACCGGCCAAGTCGCCTGCCACCTTTATGGAGAGACGAAATGACACCGCAAATCGTGCCAGAAGACATCCTCAGCGTCCAGAATATCTCCAAACGCTTCGACGTGTCCGAGCCTTTCTTGAACCGTCTGATCGAACGCCGCCCACGCCGCATTCTGACGGCGGTGAACGACATCAGCTTTGATGTGCCGCGGGGCAAGACCTTTGCCGTGGTGGGCGAGTCCGGCTGCGGAAAATCTACCGTGGCGCGGCTGCTGATGGGGCTGCACACCCCAAGCGCGGGCGCAATCCGCTTTGAGGGGACAGACATCACCCACATGCCCCCCGGCAATCCCCCCGAACTGCGCCGCCGGATGCAGATGATCTTTCAAGACCCCTATGCCTCGCTTAACCCGCGCTGGCGGGTGCGTGACATCATTGGCGAGCCGCTGAAGAATTTCGGCATTTGCAAGACCCGCGCTGAGGTGACCCGCGAGGTGGAAAAACTGCTGAGCCAAGTGGGCCTGAACCCCGCCGACGCCAAGAAGTTTCCCCATGAGTTTTCGGGCGGCCAACGCCAGCGTCTGTCGATTGCCCGTGCCCTCACGACGCGGCCTGAACTGCTGATCTGTGATGAGCCCACCTCGGCGCTGGATGTGAGCGTGCAGAGCCAGATCCTCAACCTGATGAAAGACCTGCAGGATGAGTTCAACATGAGCTACATCTTCATCAGCCACGATCTGGCGGTGGTCTGGTACATGGCCGATGTGCTGGCGGTGATGTATCTGGGCAAGATCGTCGAGGTCGGCCCCAAGGAGCAAATCTTCGAGAACCCGCAGCACCCCTACACGCGTCTGCTGATGGAAACCGTGCCTAAACTCACCGTCGGCGGCACCGAACGAACCCCGGTATCGGGCGAAGTGCCGAACCCGATCTCGCCCCCGCCCGGCTGTTCGTTCCACCCACGCTGCCCGCTGGCGAATGACACCTGCCGCAGCGTGGCACCGGAGTTAAACCTGCGCGCGGGCGGTCAGAAATCGGCCTGTCACGCAGCGGACGAAGGCCGGTTGCCGCCATGGCTGCGGCTGGCGGCGGAGTAACGAGATGGAGTTTGATTTCACCACCCTGCCCGAGCGCGACCGCTACCGTCTGCTGTCGAGCTTCGTCGCCCCACGCCCTATTGCGCTGGTCACGACGCTCTGTCCTGACGGGGTGGCCAATGCGGCCCCCATGAGCTTTTTCAACGTCTTCTCGCAAGAGCCGCCCATCGTGATCCTTGGTATCCAGACCCGGCCAGATGGCACGGTCAAGGACACGGTGAACAACATCAACGCGCGGCAGAGCTTTTGCGTGAACATGGTCGACATGGCGCTGGCGCAAGCGATGATCACCTGCGGCATCAGCTACGCGCCCGACGTCGACGAGATCGCCACCGCCGGGCTGACCATGACGCCTGCCAGCCAGATCGAAGGCGGGTGGATCGCCGAAAGCCCCTGCGCGATGGAATGCGTGGTGGCCGAGACCATCCGATACGAGCGGCGCGAGATTATTCTGGGCCGGGTCGTGCAAATGCATATCCGCGACAACTGCCTTGATGACGCGGGCCGCTATGTGCGCCCCGAGAACTACCAGCCCATCGCGCGGCTGCATGCCGACAATTACATCACCTCTGACCGACAGTTTGAGCTGAAGGCCCCCGCCCAGCCTCCCGCTGGCGTGACACGGAAAGCCGCTTCATGAAAATCCACCTTATCAATCCAAACTCGACTGTGGGGATGACCGACGCCATCGCCCGCACCGCCCGCGCGCATGCCGGGCCGGGGATCGAGATCATGGCAGTCACAGCGCGCGGCACCCCGCCCAGCATCGAAGGCTACGCCGACGAGGCCCGCGCCGTGCCCGCCATGCTCGACGCCATTATCGCCGCAGAAGCACAGGGTGCCGTGGCCCATGTGATCGCCTGTTTCGACGATCCTGGCCTTGACGCCGCGCGCGCTGTGGCGATGGGGCCGGTGATCGGCCTGTGTGAAGCCGCGCTGATCGCGGCGGGCCGGATCGCCAAGCGCTTTTCGGTTGTCACAACCCTGCCCCGCGCCGTGCCGATCATCGAAGACCTTGGGGATCGCTATGGCTGTGGCCGGGCGCTCTGCGCGGTGCATGCCGCCGATATCCCGGTGCTGGACCTTGAGTTCGCCCCCGTGCAAACACTGCCCCTAATTGCCCGCAAGATCCGCCAGTCGGTCGAAGAAGACCGCGCCGAGGCCGTGGTGCTGGGCTGCGCGGGCATGAGCGCACATCTGGAGCAATTGGGCCGCGACGCCGGGGTGCCGGTAATCGATGGCGTGGGCTTTGCCATCCGCATGGCCGCAGGCTTGGCCGCCACGGGGCTGTTGACCAGCAAGGCAGGTGCCTACGCCCTACCCCGCGTGAAGCAAGCCGCCGAAGCGCAGCCGCGCGTCGCCCCCCTGACACGATAGACTGGACAAGCCATGACCAAGCCACTGCTGCTGAAAAACCTGCGCCTGATGGGTGCCGCGAAAACAGACGTATTGATTGATGATGGGCGCATCGCCCGGATCGCCCCTGAACTCACGCCAACCGGCGATGTCACCGTCGAAGACTGCGGCGAGGCACTTGCGCTTCCCGGGCTGGTCGATGCCCACGCGCACCTCGACAAGACGCTCTGGGGCATGCCATGGCATCCGCACCAGCAGGGCAAAAGCCTACAGCAGATGATCGACACCGAGCGTCATCTGCGCCACGTGTTGGACATGGACGCGGAGCGCCAATCGTCGCGGCAGGTGGCACTGGCGCTGTCCAAAGGTACGACGGCGATCCGCAGTCATGTCGATATCGACACTGACCACGGGTTGAGCCTGTTTAAGGGGGTCGCGGCAACACGAGCGCGCTATGCCGAGGTGATGCAGATCGAGATCGTCGCCTTCCCGCAATCGGGCATGATGATCCGTCCCGGCACGGTAGAACTGATGGACCAAGCCCTGCGCGACGGGGCCGAAATCGTCGGAGGGTTGGACCCCTGCGGCATTGACCGTGACCCCAAAGGGCAGCTTGATGCGGTCTTTGGGCTGGCCGAGAAACACGGCAAGCAGATCGACATTCACCTGCACGAACCGGGTGAAATGGGCGCATTCAGCCTTGAAATGATCCTCGACCGGACCGAGGCGCTGGCGATGCAGGGCAAAGTGACCGTGAGCCATGCATTCTGCCTTGGCATGAACGATCAGGCGCGGGTCGCCTCACTGCTGGACCGGATCGCCGCGTTGGACGTGTCGCTGGCCACCACGGCGCCCGCGTCGCGCCCGGTGCCTTCGGTCGCCGACTGCCGCGCGCGCGGCATCGCGATCTGCGCGGGCAATGACGGCATCCGCGACACTTGGACACCTTACGGCAACGCCTGCATGCTGGAACGCGCGATGCTTGTCGGCCTGCGCAACAATTTCCGCGCCGATGTTGAGGTCGCTTGGGCGCTCGACACCTGCACCACCGACGGAGCGCGAGTGATGGGGCTTAAGGACTATGGTCTCACCGAAGGCAGCCGTGCCGATCTTGTGCTGGTGGATGTCGAAGCGCTGTCTGAGGCGATCACCCTGCGCCCCCCGCGCCGATTGGTCATTTCCGGCGGGCAGATCGTGGCCCGGAATGGGGAGACGGCAAGCGCATGGCAAACAGCATGAAGCGCACCGCCCTGACCGCCGCTTGGGTGGTCGGCCATGCAGATGGCCAGCACTGCCTTTACCACAACGGTACAGTCGTCGTTGAAGGCGAAAAAGTACTGCACGTCGGCCATGACTTCGACGGCGAGGTGGCAGAAACCATAGACTTCGGCGAGGCGCTGATCGGGCCGGGATTTATCGACCTTGACGCGCTGGCCGACCTCGACACCACGGTGTTGGGCTATGATAACCATCCGCCCGAGCTGAAGGGCCGGGTCTGGCCGCAAAGCTACATGCAAGCCGGGCCGCGCGAGATGTATACACCCGACGAACTGGCCTTTCAAAAACGCTATGCCTTCACCCGGTTGGTCCGCAACGGCATCACCACCGCCCTGCCCATTTCCTCGCTTTTCTACCGCGCTTGGGGGGAGACGGCGGAGGAGTTTGACGCCGCGGCAGAGGCGGCGGCGGACCTCGGTCTGCGGGTCTACCTCGGCCCCGCCTATCGCAGCGGCAATCTGGTTGTCGATCAGAAACGGCAGATCGGCTTTCACTATGACGCGCCGCGCGGGATTGCGGGATTGTCAGAGGCCGAAGCCTTTATCGCCCGGCACGAGAACACCCACGGCGGGTTGATCCGCACCATGCTGGCCCCCGACCGGATTGAGACCTGCACGCCCGACCTCCTGCGCCGCAGCGGTGCAGCCGCCCGCGATCACGATGTGCCGATCCGTCTGCATTGCTGCCAATCGCGGCTGGAATATGACTTGGTACTGCAACAGCATGGCAAAAGCCCGTTGGAATTGCTCCGCGATACCGCGTTCTTTGCGCCCGCCACGATCCTGCCGCACGGGCTGTTTCTGTCAGGCATCAATGGGATCACCCATGAGGCGCCTGACCATGAAATTTTGATAAGCTCCGGCGCCGCACTGGCCCATTGCCCATTGGTGATGGCACGCGGGGGCAAAGTCCTGCACTCTTTCGCGCGCTTCCGCGATCTTGGGGTGACCATCGGCATGGGGACTGACACGCACCCTGCTGATATGATCCAGAACATGGCCCTTGGCGTGATGACCGCGCGGATTGCAGAGGGCAATCCGACCTGCGTCAGCGCCGCCGATTTCTACGACGCGGCGACCTTGGGAGGCGCGGCGGCGCTGAACCGGCCTGATCTGGGTCGGCTCGCACCGGGCTCTGCGGCAGACTTAAACGTGATCCGACTAGATTCCCCGGACATTGGCCAGCGCATTGACCCGATACAAACCTTATTGCTCAACGGCTCAGGCCGGGATGTGTCGGACGTGATGATCGCCGGGCGTTTCGTTATGCGCGATGGCGCGATTCCGGGTGTGGATGAGGGTGCATTTCGCCGGCAGGCTCAGGCGCAATTCGATCGGATGGTTGCGCAATATCCTGATAGGACGTTGTTTCACCCGCCGGTAAAAGAGATTTTTCCGACGAGTTATCCTCTGCGTGGTCATGCGCCTGCAATCAGGCGAGGTGGTTAAGGGACTGAAAGGTCGTTCGTGATTTAACGAGCTGCTTTGGGCGGGGTTAAAGCGGCTCGTTTTGACCCAAGGGTTATTTAAGAAGCATAACCATCTCTTCGTAACCACGCGCCTGTGCATGTTGAAGCGGGGTGACCCCGTCGCGATCGGGGATGGACTTATCGGCCCCTGCCTTGACGAGAATTTCCACTGTCTTGATGTGATCATGCCCGCCATCCCCCAGAACCACCGCCTCAATCAGGGCTGTCCATTCAAGGTTATTGACGTGATCGAGCGGCGCGCCCCCAGCGACGAGGCGGGCAACGACCTCGTGGTGGCCAAGATGCGCCGCAGCGATCAAAGCGGTGCCGTCGTAAACGCTGGTGACGAGATCCGGCTTGTTGCCCAATTCCATGGCAAGAGACACCAGCTCGGGGTCATTCGCCACTGCCGCGATCGTCAATACATCGTAGGCGCGGTTTTCGAGGGCATTCATGTCTGCGCCGCCTGTCGCAAGCGCCGTAAGAGCGTCGTCATGCGAGGCAAAAGCAGCGATATGCGCTGGCGTACGCCCAGAGCGATCCCGCATGTTCGGATCCTCTCCTGCTGCGATCAAGCTTTCGATTTCTGCCACCCGCCCTTCGTGGGCCGCGAGATGCAAGCCGCGGTACGACGCAATGTCGGAGGCGGACGGAGCGGTTTGTGCAAAAGCTGCGGCACTCAGTGACAGTGCGGCCGCGATGATCAAAGAACGAAGCATAGGGGTCCCCTTTTGTTGCAGTGACCTGCCTCATCAAAAGGCGGGTCATGTTTGCTCTATTCGGCAGCGATGGCGTCAGATGGTGCGCCGCCGACACCGATGCCGCCAACCAATGCACCGCCAATCTCGATCGGCAGACCGCCCGCTTGAATGACCAGACGGCTGTCAATGTCGCGCAGGCCGCCGTTTTCAGGGTTCAGGTCCATGATCAGATCATAAGAGCCTTTGCCACCAGCGACTGCTTGTCGGCATAATCTGACGCTTCAATGCCACGTTCTTTCAACGCAAGACGAATTTCGCCCTCGGTAAGGGAAGCGATGGCCTTTTCCGACATCTTCATGAAATCGATCCTATGCTTGAACGGCGGGTTTGTGTCACCGAAGAAGCTGCGGTTCTCGAATCCGAAGTCGTCTGCATACTTCGACATGAAGTGGCCGAGGAACGTGTTAACGCTGACCCTGACGCGCGGATCGTCAGTCAGCTCGTCCGTACTGTCTTCAAGTG
Protein-coding sequences here:
- a CDS encoding heme-binding protein; the encoded protein is MDLNPENGGLRDIDSRLVIQAGGLPIEIGGALVGGIGVGGAPSDAIAAE
- a CDS encoding aspartate/glutamate racemase family protein, which gives rise to MKIHLINPNSTVGMTDAIARTARAHAGPGIEIMAVTARGTPPSIEGYADEARAVPAMLDAIIAAEAQGAVAHVIACFDDPGLDAARAVAMGPVIGLCEAALIAAGRIAKRFSVVTTLPRAVPIIEDLGDRYGCGRALCAVHAADIPVLDLEFAPVQTLPLIARKIRQSVEEDRAEAVVLGCAGMSAHLEQLGRDAGVPVIDGVGFAIRMAAGLAATGLLTSKAGAYALPRVKQAAEAQPRVAPLTR
- a CDS encoding ABC transporter ATP-binding protein, with amino-acid sequence MTPQIVPEDILSVQNISKRFDVSEPFLNRLIERRPRRILTAVNDISFDVPRGKTFAVVGESGCGKSTVARLLMGLHTPSAGAIRFEGTDITHMPPGNPPELRRRMQMIFQDPYASLNPRWRVRDIIGEPLKNFGICKTRAEVTREVEKLLSQVGLNPADAKKFPHEFSGGQRQRLSIARALTTRPELLICDEPTSALDVSVQSQILNLMKDLQDEFNMSYIFISHDLAVVWYMADVLAVMYLGKIVEVGPKEQIFENPQHPYTRLLMETVPKLTVGGTERTPVSGEVPNPISPPPGCSFHPRCPLANDTCRSVAPELNLRAGGQKSACHAADEGRLPPWLRLAAE
- a CDS encoding chlorohydrolase family protein, with product MANSMKRTALTAAWVVGHADGQHCLYHNGTVVVEGEKVLHVGHDFDGEVAETIDFGEALIGPGFIDLDALADLDTTVLGYDNHPPELKGRVWPQSYMQAGPREMYTPDELAFQKRYAFTRLVRNGITTALPISSLFYRAWGETAEEFDAAAEAAADLGLRVYLGPAYRSGNLVVDQKRQIGFHYDAPRGIAGLSEAEAFIARHENTHGGLIRTMLAPDRIETCTPDLLRRSGAAARDHDVPIRLHCCQSRLEYDLVLQQHGKSPLELLRDTAFFAPATILPHGLFLSGINGITHEAPDHEILISSGAALAHCPLVMARGGKVLHSFARFRDLGVTIGMGTDTHPADMIQNMALGVMTARIAEGNPTCVSAADFYDAATLGGAAALNRPDLGRLAPGSAADLNVIRLDSPDIGQRIDPIQTLLLNGSGRDVSDVMIAGRFVMRDGAIPGVDEGAFRRQAQAQFDRMVAQYPDRTLFHPPVKEIFPTSYPLRGHAPAIRRGG
- a CDS encoding ankyrin repeat domain-containing protein, with amino-acid sequence MLRSLIIAAALSLSAAAFAQTAPSASDIASYRGLHLAAHEGRVAEIESLIAAGEDPNMRDRSGRTPAHIAAFASHDDALTALATGGADMNALENRAYDVLTIAAVANDPELVSLAMELGNKPDLVTSVYDGTALIAAAHLGHHEVVARLVAGGAPLDHVNNLEWTALIEAVVLGDGGHDHIKTVEILVKAGADKSIPDRDGVTPLQHAQARGYEEMVMLLK
- a CDS encoding flavin reductase family protein, with translation MEFDFTTLPERDRYRLLSSFVAPRPIALVTTLCPDGVANAAPMSFFNVFSQEPPIVILGIQTRPDGTVKDTVNNINARQSFCVNMVDMALAQAMITCGISYAPDVDEIATAGLTMTPASQIEGGWIAESPCAMECVVAETIRYERREIILGRVVQMHIRDNCLDDAGRYVRPENYQPIARLHADNYITSDRQFELKAPAQPPAGVTRKAAS
- a CDS encoding ABC transporter ATP-binding protein, with the translated sequence MSLLELDNIVVEFPTRRGPLEAVKGLSLDLNEGEILGLVGESGAGKSITGAAITGLIEPPGLIRSGEVRLRGERIDNLPPEKMRRIRGKEIGAIFQDPLTSLNPVYTVGDQLIDTMRVHLGLDQKAARKRAIEWLAEVGIPAPETRLDQHPHQFSGGMRQRVVIALALCAEPKLIIADEPTTALDVSVQAQILALLKRLCRENGTAVVLVTHDMGVIAETADRVAVMYAGRLVEIGDVKQVIEDPLHPYTRGLMASIPQIGNRDRRLTQIEGAMPGLRNPAPGCAFAPRCPRAMDHCHSIRPVPQNAGTGQVACHLYGETK
- a CDS encoding amidohydrolase family protein, translating into MTKPLLLKNLRLMGAAKTDVLIDDGRIARIAPELTPTGDVTVEDCGEALALPGLVDAHAHLDKTLWGMPWHPHQQGKSLQQMIDTERHLRHVLDMDAERQSSRQVALALSKGTTAIRSHVDIDTDHGLSLFKGVAATRARYAEVMQIEIVAFPQSGMMIRPGTVELMDQALRDGAEIVGGLDPCGIDRDPKGQLDAVFGLAEKHGKQIDIHLHEPGEMGAFSLEMILDRTEALAMQGKVTVSHAFCLGMNDQARVASLLDRIAALDVSLATTAPASRPVPSVADCRARGIAICAGNDGIRDTWTPYGNACMLERAMLVGLRNNFRADVEVAWALDTCTTDGARVMGLKDYGLTEGSRADLVLVDVEALSEAITLRPPRRLVISGGQIVARNGETASAWQTA